ATCTGGCCGATGCGACAGAAGCAGACTCCCTGTTCGAAGCCGTGGTCGGCGAACTGGGTCCGATCGCGGCGCTCGTGAACAACGCTGGCGTGGCCATCGAATCGGAGCTCGATACATCGACCGAGGAATGGGTCCGCACGTGGGACCTGACGCACGACGTGAACCTGCGCGCGAGTGGCATCCTGTGCCGCGCGGCCATCCAGCACTGGTTGGGAAGCGGAGCCGGCGGGCGCATCATCAACATCGCATCCCGCGCCGCCTTCCGGGGCGATACGAAGGACTACATTGCCTATGCCGCATCGAAAGGGGGCATGGTGTCCATGACGCGCTCCATTGCGCGCGCCTGGGGCAAGCAGGGGATTGTGGCCTTCACGATCGCCCCCGGATGGGTCATGACGGACATGGCCAAGCAGTTCATTGCCCAGAACGGCGAGGACGTGGTGCTGCGCGAACTGGCCCTGGCCGAGCTCACCCAGCCCAAGGACGTCGCCCCGACCGTGGTTTTCCTGGCCAGCGGCCTCTCGGACCACGCCACCGGGTGTACCATAGACATCAACGCGGGGAGTTATGTCCACTGACGCACTGTTTTCCGGCCATTCGCCGCCGAAGGTCGTGAAGTTCGGCGGGACGAGCGTTGGATCGCCGGCCGCGCTCGAGCAATTGTTGACCATCGTGGCCGGCGAATCCGATCCGCCGGTCGTGGTCGTGTCCGCGCTCTCCGGCGTCACGAACGCACTGGAAGGGTTGATTGATGCGGTATTGGATGATGCGCAACACGACCCTCAAAATGACACGCCATCCGTCGGCATTCCACTGGGGCAGGCTGTCGCCGCGGGGGTGAATGGGCTCTGCTCGCGCCACCTGGACCTCGCCCGGGCCGTCCTGCCCGCCGATGCGCTCCGCCAATACGAACAAATCCTGCGCATTGTACTCGGCCGCCTGGAGTTACGGCTGGCTGAGATGATCGCCCTCGGCTCTGCCCGCGCTCTCGCCGCCCCTGACGCGGCCTCGGATCGGGACGCCGTGCTGTCGGTCGGCGAGCGGCTTTCGGCACCCTTGGTTTCCCTGGCGCTCGGCACGCGTGGAGTCCCCTCCACGTGGGTCGACTCGCGCCGCCTCATCCTCACCGATGACTCCCACGGCGCGGCCGTCGTGGACCTCGCTGCCACGGGTGTCGCCGTCCGCGCGTGGTATGCATCGCTCGCGCCCGGTACTGTGCCGATCGTGACGGGCTACATTGGCCGATCGATCAACGGGCGGACAACGACGCTGGGCCGAGGCGGAAGTGATTACAGTGCCGCGCTGGTTGCCGAGGCCCTTTCCGCCCGCAAGCTCGACCGATGGACCGATGTGGACGGCATCCACACTGCCAATCCGCGCCTGGATCCCTCGGCCCGCCGTTTTTCCTTCCTCCTGGCGGAAGATGCCAGCACCTGGAACGCCGCCAAGGCCCTCGGTATGCACGAGCAAGCCTTCGACCCCGTGGTCCGCGGGTGCATTCCCGTGCATGTCCGCAGCACACTCCACCCCCACGGCGACGGCACCCTCATCCTCCCACGCGCCCTCCCCGACCGCATTGGCCGCGACGCCCACCTCCTGAAGCACGGCACGCCCGTTGCCGCGACGCCATGAAGCCGAAACTCCGCGTGTGTATCCTCGGGGCTACCGGCGCCGTCGGCCAGCGTTTCATCGAACTCCTGGAGCACCACCCCTGGTTCGAAGTCACGGCCGTTGCCGCTTCCGAACGCAGCGCCGGCCGCGCCTACCGCGACGCCGTCAACTGGCTGGGCCACCACCCCATCCCGCCCGCCGTCGCCGACCTGACGGTCGGCACCTGCGTGCCGCCAGCGGACTCAGTCCCAAGCGACCGAACCGCACATTCGCGCCCGTTCGATCTGGTTTTTTCCGGCCTCGATGCCTCCGTAGCCGGCGAAGTTGAAGCCGCCTTTGCCGCCGCCGGATACCCGGTCATCTCGAACGCCAAGAACCACCGGATGCACCCCGACGTGCCTCTCCTCATCCCCGAGGTAAATCCCGAGCACCTCGCGCTCATCGAGCAGCAGCGCTGGGGTCCCACAGACACTCCCGGTTCTGATTCCGGCTCAGGTCCGAAAGGATTCATTGTTACCAACCCAAACTGCGCTACCGTGGGCTTGGTCATGGCCCTCAAGCCCCTGCACGATGCGTTCGGTGTTGAATCAGTCCTTGTCACGACCATGCAGGCCATATCCGGTGCAGGCTACCCCGGCGTCCCGGCCCTCGATATCCTCGGCAACATCATCCCCCACATCGGCGGCGAGGAAGACAAGCTGGAAACCGAACCCCTGAAGATTCTCGGCGACCTGTCTGACCCCCAATCAATCACGCCAGCAAAATTTGCCGTCAGCGCCAGCGCAAACCGTGTCCCTGTTGTGGATGGTCACCTGGAGAGCGTATCGGTGCGGCTCACCGGCTCACCATCCCCCGGCGCCGTCGCTGAAGCCCTGCGTAACTGGACCGCGCCGGACGTCGTCCGCGGCCTGCCCTCGTCTCCCGAGAAGGCCCTCGAAGTGTTCGACGACCCTTCCTTCCCGCAACCGGCGCGCCACGTCGGCCTCGGCAACGGCATGACCGTCTCCGTCGGGAAGATCCGCGCCTGCCCAGTCCTCGGAATCAAGTTCAACGTATTGTCGCACAATACTATACGCG
Above is a window of Rhodothermales bacterium DNA encoding:
- a CDS encoding aspartate kinase, translated to MSTDALFSGHSPPKVVKFGGTSVGSPAALEQLLTIVAGESDPPVVVVSALSGVTNALEGLIDAVLDDAQHDPQNDTPSVGIPLGQAVAAGVNGLCSRHLDLARAVLPADALRQYEQILRIVLGRLELRLAEMIALGSARALAAPDAASDRDAVLSVGERLSAPLVSLALGTRGVPSTWVDSRRLILTDDSHGAAVVDLAATGVAVRAWYASLAPGTVPIVTGYIGRSINGRTTTLGRGGSDYSAALVAEALSARKLDRWTDVDGIHTANPRLDPSARRFSFLLAEDASTWNAAKALGMHEQAFDPVVRGCIPVHVRSTLHPHGDGTLILPRALPDRIGRDAHLLKHGTPVAATP
- a CDS encoding SDR family oxidoreductase, with protein sequence MHIDLTDQTILVTGASRGIGAEITRQLHASGAHVALHYGRSEDEARALAKELGDGRVTLFRADLADATEADSLFEAVVGELGPIAALVNNAGVAIESELDTSTEEWVRTWDLTHDVNLRASGILCRAAIQHWLGSGAGGRIINIASRAAFRGDTKDYIAYAASKGGMVSMTRSIARAWGKQGIVAFTIAPGWVMTDMAKQFIAQNGEDVVLRELALAELTQPKDVAPTVVFLASGLSDHATGCTIDINAGSYVH
- the asd gene encoding aspartate-semialdehyde dehydrogenase, with the protein product MKPKLRVCILGATGAVGQRFIELLEHHPWFEVTAVAASERSAGRAYRDAVNWLGHHPIPPAVADLTVGTCVPPADSVPSDRTAHSRPFDLVFSGLDASVAGEVEAAFAAAGYPVISNAKNHRMHPDVPLLIPEVNPEHLALIEQQRWGPTDTPGSDSGSGPKGFIVTNPNCATVGLVMALKPLHDAFGVESVLVTTMQAISGAGYPGVPALDILGNIIPHIGGEEDKLETEPLKILGDLSDPQSITPAKFAVSASANRVPVVDGHLESVSVRLTGSPSPGAVAEALRNWTAPDVVRGLPSSPEKALEVFDDPSFPQPARHVGLGNGMTVSVGKIRACPVLGIKFNVLSHNTIRGAAGGAVLNAELLVEEKTVSATV